In Felis catus isolate Fca126 chromosome E1, F.catus_Fca126_mat1.0, whole genome shotgun sequence, the following proteins share a genomic window:
- the EMC6 gene encoding ER membrane protein complex subunit 6, which translates to MAAVVAKREGPPFISEAAVRGNAAVLDYCRTSVSALSGATAGILGLTGLYGFIFYLLASVLLSLLLILKAGRRWNKYFKSRRPLFTGGLIGGLFTYVLFWTFLYGMVHVY; encoded by the coding sequence ATGGCCGCTGTGGTGGCCAAGCGGGAAGGGCCGCCGTTCATCAGCGAGGCAGCTGTGCGAGGCAACGCCGCTGTCCTGGATTACTGCCGGACCTCAGTGTCAGCGCTGTCGGGGGCCACGGCCGGCATCCTCGGCCTCACCGGCCTCTACGGCTTCATCTTCTACCTGCTTGCCTCCGTCCTGCTCTCCCTGCTCTTAATTCTCAAAGCGGGAAGGAGGTGGAACAAATACTTCAAATCACGAAGACCGCTCTTTACAGGAGGTCTCATCGGAGGCCTCTTCACCTACGTCCTGTTTTGGACATTCCTCTATGGCATGGTGCACGTCTACTGA